One window of the Tetragenococcus koreensis genome contains the following:
- a CDS encoding DUF1149 family protein, producing MEIKRQKPLVEAYHFDQRKKEEQDLKTRIHIGFTPLKAPNENYPKENSIIGTRLRFEVVFTKFIIRGAMGQINHIVNQDIQSQDDLSKAEIDELMEPLFDILQRLTYEVTEIITDKPGVNLDFERQE from the coding sequence TTGGAAATTAAACGTCAAAAGCCGCTGGTGGAAGCTTATCATTTTGACCAGCGTAAAAAAGAAGAACAAGATCTTAAAACAAGAATACATATTGGCTTTACCCCATTAAAGGCACCCAATGAAAATTATCCTAAGGAAAACAGTATCATTGGCACCCGTTTGCGCTTTGAAGTTGTTTTTACAAAATTTATTATTCGAGGCGCAATGGGACAAATCAACCATATTGTGAACCAAGATATTCAAAGTCAGGACGATCTGTCCAAAGCAGAAATTGATGAGTTGATGGAGCCATTATTTGATATTTTGCAGCGATTGACCTATGAGGTAACCGAAATTATTACGGATAAACCTGGCGTCAACTTAGATTTTGAACGTCAAGAATAG
- the coaD gene encoding pantetheine-phosphate adenylyltransferase — MKKIALFPGSFDPLTMGHLSTIERGSKIFDEVIVGIFVNTNKKSLLSTEEKVRLAKEAVAYLPNVKVISQQTELTVQAARRLGAKFLLRGIRNGNDYEYEKEIMTMNRHLDPEIETVFLMAETQYSHISSSLLKETLLFHGDVKKYLPENVYEAIKKKRDQDET; from the coding sequence ATGAAAAAAATTGCATTATTTCCTGGAAGTTTCGATCCTTTAACAATGGGACATTTGTCTACTATTGAGAGGGGATCGAAAATATTTGATGAAGTTATCGTGGGGATTTTCGTCAATACGAATAAAAAGTCCTTACTTTCAACGGAGGAAAAAGTGCGGTTAGCCAAAGAAGCTGTCGCCTATTTACCCAATGTTAAGGTTATTTCACAGCAAACTGAATTGACTGTGCAAGCGGCACGACGACTTGGTGCTAAATTTTTACTACGTGGTATTCGAAATGGTAATGATTATGAATACGAAAAAGAAATTATGACGATGAATCGACATCTCGATCCTGAAATCGAAACCGTCTTTTTAATGGCTGAAACGCAATATAGTCATATCAGTTCCAGTCTATTAAAAGAAACCTTACTATTTCACGGAGATGTAAAAAAATATCTACCAGAAAATGTTTATGAAGCTATAAAAAAGAAGCGTGACCAAGATGAAACGTAA
- a CDS encoding YlbG family protein, protein MSDKTKTFEIQKRRGLVVWVYSLKQLKNLRRYGFVHYVSPKMKYVVLYVNEEDVQKDIEKLNRLHFVREVDISRRPDIDMNFGDKLGTAAAFQVAENTEEDHNE, encoded by the coding sequence ATGTCGGATAAAACAAAAACATTTGAGATTCAAAAAAGACGTGGATTAGTCGTATGGGTATATAGCTTAAAACAATTGAAAAATCTGCGCCGTTATGGTTTTGTACATTATGTCTCACCAAAAATGAAGTATGTGGTGCTATACGTTAATGAAGAAGACGTACAAAAAGACATCGAAAAATTAAATCGACTTCACTTTGTACGAGAGGTTGATATTTCACGACGGCCAGACATTGATATGAATTTCGGCGATAAACTTGGTACAGCAGCTGCTTTTCAAGTTGCAGAAAATACCGAAGAAGATCATAATGAATGA
- a CDS encoding CAP-associated domain-containing protein has translation MKKRGLLFAGIFFLFLVILYMQPVWFPRNSTEDETTEQAQNNPPATNLSYEPIQTAGFANWIGQDLDEFEESYGQPEESMRSGFSFTVNRYAVDGEFLEVNTEDHAIKSIKYLGGKDDEIEPFHFGMTMDELAKITMIYPNFTIEHQDASVDFELEEDDMNYRPLIAFDNGSFAILFFDQTHNESQLYAVDYLDSETLLKLAPYTVANDEAPYYEQEEDADWEKINQFKEQQTIDLIQLLREKNEVPTFSIDTNLQIAGKQILSSFDQNKEDILTTERLQALQRIEQGHPGSFVLNDTEMTDLLEELEDPSVSGHLEQPVYDPSFSVLSWYSTPVLYDQLIRSDETSLGVAFSKENVLVLWKESEYQTEESESN, from the coding sequence ATGAAAAAAAGAGGCCTCTTATTTGCAGGTATTTTCTTTCTTTTTCTTGTCATTTTATATATGCAGCCTGTTTGGTTTCCGCGAAATTCAACGGAAGATGAAACAACCGAACAAGCGCAAAATAACCCACCCGCTACTAATTTAAGTTATGAGCCGATCCAAACAGCAGGTTTTGCTAATTGGATCGGTCAGGACTTAGACGAATTTGAAGAAAGTTATGGGCAACCAGAAGAAAGTATGCGTTCAGGATTTTCTTTTACAGTCAATCGCTATGCGGTAGATGGTGAATTTTTGGAAGTAAATACGGAAGACCATGCTATTAAAAGCATTAAATATTTAGGTGGAAAAGACGATGAGATTGAACCATTTCATTTTGGGATGACTATGGATGAATTAGCTAAAATTACTATGATCTATCCAAACTTTACTATCGAACACCAAGATGCTTCTGTGGATTTTGAGTTGGAAGAAGATGATATGAATTATCGTCCGCTGATCGCTTTTGATAATGGCAGCTTTGCGATTCTTTTCTTTGATCAGACACATAATGAAAGCCAATTATATGCAGTTGATTATTTAGATAGTGAAACTTTACTTAAGCTTGCTCCTTATACAGTGGCCAACGATGAAGCACCTTATTACGAACAAGAGGAAGATGCTGATTGGGAAAAAATCAATCAATTTAAAGAGCAACAAACGATTGATTTAATTCAATTATTACGAGAAAAAAATGAAGTACCAACTTTTTCTATTGATACAAATCTGCAAATAGCCGGTAAACAAATACTGAGTTCTTTTGACCAAAATAAAGAAGATATTCTAACAACTGAACGGTTGCAGGCACTTCAAAGAATAGAGCAGGGCCATCCTGGAAGTTTTGTTTTAAATGACACCGAAATGACTGATTTATTAGAAGAATTGGAAGATCCATCTGTATCAGGCCACCTAGAACAGCCAGTTTATGACCCTAGTTTTTCTGTTTTATCCTGGTATAGTACACCAGTTTTATATGACCAGTTAATACGTTCGGATGAAACCTCATTGGGCGTTGCCTTTTCAAAAGAAAATGTGTTAGTCTTATGGAAAGAATCAGAATACCAAACAGAGGAAAGTGAGAGCAATTGA
- a CDS encoding SepM family pheromone-processing serine protease, whose protein sequence is MKRNSFKKPLILFIIALAICASVFLPLPYYIEKPGSTIDLKELITVNDKKDQEDGSFSLTSVGVQQASVVTALKAQISPFEDLVSEEELLGGASDEEYDQMQNYYMESSQNTAIQQALKLADRPYDFEYKGVYVMNVMKNSSFKGEVAVGDTVTKVDGKSFENNQDFMDYVQQKSVGDTVKVTYEHDDDTKEASGKLIKLPSNQKAGIGITLVDHTDITTEDEVDFDVDNIGGPSAGLMFTLEIYEQLTEQNLRQNKNIAGTGTIDNKGKIGRIGGIDKKVASADEAGAQIFFAPNDTLTKKEKKENPDVKSNYQEAQTAADELDTDMKIVPVKTLQDAIDYLEQL, encoded by the coding sequence ATGAAACGTAATTCTTTTAAAAAACCGTTAATCCTTTTTATTATTGCACTCGCCATTTGCGCGAGTGTCTTTTTACCCTTACCTTACTATATTGAAAAACCAGGATCAACGATTGATTTAAAAGAATTGATCACGGTTAACGATAAAAAAGATCAGGAAGATGGTTCTTTCTCATTAACTTCGGTAGGCGTCCAGCAAGCTTCAGTTGTGACAGCTTTAAAAGCTCAGATTTCTCCTTTTGAAGATTTAGTTTCAGAAGAAGAACTTTTGGGCGGGGCAAGCGATGAAGAATACGACCAAATGCAAAATTATTATATGGAATCATCGCAAAATACAGCCATTCAGCAAGCCTTAAAATTAGCTGATCGACCCTATGACTTTGAGTACAAAGGCGTCTATGTGATGAATGTAATGAAAAATTCAAGTTTTAAAGGAGAAGTCGCTGTTGGCGATACCGTAACAAAAGTTGATGGGAAAAGTTTTGAAAATAATCAAGATTTTATGGATTATGTCCAGCAGAAGTCAGTTGGTGATACGGTTAAAGTGACTTATGAGCACGATGATGATACGAAAGAAGCAAGTGGTAAACTGATCAAACTACCAAGTAACCAAAAAGCAGGTATCGGAATAACATTAGTAGATCATACTGATATTACAACAGAAGATGAAGTCGATTTTGATGTTGATAATATTGGCGGTCCTTCTGCTGGGTTAATGTTTACACTAGAAATCTATGAGCAATTGACTGAACAAAATCTAAGGCAAAACAAAAATATTGCAGGAACGGGTACCATTGACAATAAGGGAAAAATTGGGCGAATTGGCGGAATTGACAAAAAAGTCGCCAGTGCCGATGAAGCAGGAGCTCAGATCTTTTTTGCCCCTAATGATACCTTGACCAAAAAAGAGAAGAAAGAAAATCCTGATGTAAAATCTAACTATCAAGAGGCGCAAACTGCTGCTGATGAATTAGATACAGACATGAAAATTGTCCCGGTAAAAACATTGCAAGATGCCATTGATTACTTAGAACAGTTGTAA
- the rsmD gene encoding 16S rRNA (guanine(966)-N(2))-methyltransferase RsmD, which yields MEGSAILRVISGNYRKMALKSLSMDTTRPTTDKIKESLFNMIGPYFNGEHVLDLYSGSGALAIEAVSRGAEYAVCVEKYYPAMKIIQENIRLTKDEQKFVTLKLTAKKALLQLAQNEERFDLVFLDPPYAKQTILHDIDQLLDLGLLAQEAVVICETDKDVDLPEEIQTLRRIRSQVYGITKVSIYRNEA from the coding sequence ATGGAAGGAAGTGCGATTTTGCGTGTAATATCTGGAAATTATCGTAAAATGGCTTTGAAAAGTTTATCAATGGATACGACACGACCAACTACAGATAAGATTAAAGAGTCTTTATTTAATATGATTGGTCCTTATTTTAACGGTGAACACGTATTAGATCTTTATTCTGGGAGTGGCGCTTTAGCGATTGAGGCCGTTTCTAGAGGTGCAGAATATGCTGTCTGCGTGGAAAAATACTATCCAGCAATGAAAATTATTCAAGAAAATATCCGTTTAACTAAAGATGAGCAAAAATTTGTTACGCTAAAATTAACTGCCAAAAAAGCTCTTTTGCAGCTTGCCCAAAATGAAGAACGATTTGATTTAGTCTTTTTAGATCCACCTTATGCTAAGCAAACAATCTTACATGATATTGATCAGCTATTGGATTTGGGGCTGTTGGCCCAAGAAGCTGTAGTTATTTGCGAAACGGACAAAGACGTTGATTTACCTGAAGAAATACAAACATTACGGCGAATACGTAGTCAAGTCTATGGTATCACCAAAGTAAGCATTTATAGAAACGAGGCCTGA
- a CDS encoding VOC family protein gives MFSNKVQISLFVGDVQKAVAFWQSIDFVVIDTQETDGTLVVEVAPNKGAEIHFVIYDRNFIEEQSPGVATNPPQVMFFAENITDLYKKMQSIPIEVGELIQLEETLVFNFVDPDGNYFAVSEA, from the coding sequence ATGTTTTCAAATAAAGTACAAATTAGTCTTTTTGTCGGTGATGTCCAAAAGGCAGTGGCTTTTTGGCAGTCTATAGACTTTGTAGTTATTGATACACAAGAAACCGATGGTACCTTGGTAGTAGAAGTTGCTCCAAATAAAGGTGCAGAAATACACTTTGTGATTTATGATCGAAATTTCATTGAAGAACAATCTCCTGGCGTAGCTACCAACCCGCCACAAGTAATGTTTTTTGCTGAAAATATTACAGATTTATATAAAAAAATGCAATCTATACCCATTGAGGTAGGAGAATTAATTCAGCTAGAAGAAACGTTGGTATTCAATTTTGTAGATCCGGATGGTAACTATTTTGCTGTGTCAGAGGCCTAA
- a CDS encoding YlbF family regulator, giving the protein MIYNDQLFVIEDQVDQLFETIKASNTFQTYLWQKNKMYKDKEVQELRNNFMVKKEAFEAIEAYGKYAPDRREKQHAVRKAKRALDLHPKVAEFRYAETTLQSILDLVGTTIAHTISKEIKVDAGNPFFESKSGHGGSCHVG; this is encoded by the coding sequence TTGATTTATAACGATCAATTATTTGTTATCGAAGATCAAGTCGATCAATTATTTGAGACAATCAAAGCAAGTAATACATTCCAAACTTACTTATGGCAAAAAAACAAGATGTATAAGGATAAAGAAGTACAAGAATTGCGGAATAATTTTATGGTTAAAAAAGAAGCGTTCGAAGCGATTGAAGCGTATGGCAAGTATGCGCCAGATCGAAGAGAAAAGCAGCACGCTGTACGTAAAGCCAAACGCGCTTTGGATCTTCATCCGAAAGTTGCTGAGTTTCGCTATGCTGAAACCACTCTGCAGTCAATATTAGATTTAGTAGGAACGACCATTGCACATACTATTTCAAAAGAAATTAAAGTTGATGCAGGCAATCCTTTCTTTGAAAGCAAGTCAGGCCATGGAGGTAGTTGCCATGTCGGATAA